Proteins from a genomic interval of Helicobacter pylori Shi112:
- a CDS encoding branched-chain amino acid transporter permease: MLMHSILIILVIILTTYFTRIWPFMVFNAKNPPNDFVRYLGRALSCSVIGMLVVYCFKDIQILKPPYGINEIIAFLSVILLHRIFKVFVLSITLPTILYMVLVQSHALEKAFF, encoded by the coding sequence ATGTTAATGCATTCTATACTCATTATTTTAGTCATCATATTAACGACTTATTTCACGCGCATCTGGCCTTTTATGGTGTTTAACGCTAAAAACCCGCCCAACGACTTTGTGCGTTATTTGGGTAGGGCTTTATCATGCTCAGTGATAGGCATGCTCGTGGTTTATTGTTTTAAAGACATTCAAATTTTAAAACCCCCTTATGGGATTAATGAAATCATCGCTTTTTTATCCGTTATCCTTTTGCACCGCATTTTTAAGGTGTTTGTTTTAAGTATCACGCTCCCTACCATTCTTTATATGGTTTTAGTCCAAAGCCATGCGTTAGAAAAGGCTTTTTTTTAA
- the azlC gene encoding azaleucine resistance protein AzlC, protein MHDFLKAFKDAFPHTISIFLGYLLMGMTFGVLLDQHGYDYKVALFMSLFIYAGAVQFVAITLLSAQASLMNVVIVSLLVNARQTCYALSMLDRFKNTQWRLPYLAHALTDETFALLNLYAPKEGVSEKDFIFSISLLNHSYWIFGSLVGSLVGTHFSFDTQGMEFVMTAIFIVLFMEQYKRNTNHKNAWLGIFIAVVCLALFGTEYFLLIALVLMVLALILFRKQLEC, encoded by the coding sequence ATGCATGATTTTCTAAAAGCCTTTAAAGACGCTTTCCCTCATACCATTTCTATCTTTTTAGGGTATTTGCTTATGGGAATGACTTTTGGGGTGCTTTTAGACCAGCATGGCTATGATTATAAAGTGGCCTTGTTCATGTCGTTATTCATCTACGCTGGGGCGGTGCAATTTGTAGCGATCACGCTTTTAAGCGCGCAAGCGAGCTTGATGAATGTCGTTATTGTGAGCTTGTTGGTGAATGCGAGACAGACTTGTTATGCGCTTTCTATGCTAGACAGATTTAAAAACACCCAATGGCGTTTGCCCTATTTAGCGCATGCGCTCACGGATGAAACCTTTGCTCTATTGAATTTATACGCTCCTAAAGAGGGGGTTAGTGAAAAAGACTTTATTTTTAGCATTTCCTTACTCAACCACTCTTATTGGATTTTTGGCTCGTTGGTGGGTTCGTTGGTGGGAACGCATTTTTCTTTTGACACTCAAGGCATGGAATTTGTGATGACAGCGATTTTTATCGTGCTGTTTATGGAGCAATACAAACGAAACACAAACCACAAAAACGCATGGCTTGGGATTTTTATTGCGGTTGTTTGTTTAGCGCTCTTTGGGACTGAATACTTTTTGCTCATCGCTTTAGTTTTAATGGTGCTTGCTCTTATTTTGTTTAGAAAGCAGTTAGAATGTTAA
- the dnaJ gene encoding molecular chaperone DnaJ, producing MELSYYEILEVEKHSNQETIKKSYRKLALKYHPDRNAGDKEAEEKFKLINEAYGVLSDEKKRALYDRYGKKGLNQAGASQSDFSDFFEDLGSFFEDAFGFGARGSKRQKSSIAPDYLQIIELSFKEAVFGCKKTIKVQYQSVCESCDGTGAKDKALETCKQCNGQGQVFMRQGFMSFAQTCGACKGKGKTIKTPCQACKGKTYMLKDEEIDAMIPEGIDDQNRMVLKNKGNEYEKGKRGDLYLEARVKEDEHFKREGCDLFIEAPVFFTTIALGHTIKVPSLKGDELELKIPRNAKDRQTFAFRNEGVKHPESSYRGSLIVELQVIYPKSLNKEQQELLEKLHASFGYESEPHKSVLETCISKIKDWFK from the coding sequence GTGGAATTGAGTTATTATGAAATTTTAGAAGTGGAAAAACACAGCAACCAAGAGACCATTAAAAAGTCTTACAGAAAGCTGGCTTTAAAATACCACCCAGACAGAAACGCCGGCGATAAAGAAGCCGAAGAAAAGTTCAAGCTCATCAATGAAGCCTATGGGGTGTTAAGCGATGAAAAGAAACGAGCCTTATACGATAGGTATGGTAAAAAAGGCTTAAACCAAGCCGGCGCGAGCCAGAGCGATTTTTCTGATTTTTTTGAAGATTTAGGCTCGTTTTTTGAAGACGCTTTTGGCTTTGGCGCTAGAGGGAGTAAAAGGCAAAAAAGCTCTATCGCGCCGGATTATTTGCAAATTATTGAATTGAGTTTTAAAGAAGCGGTTTTTGGCTGTAAAAAAACCATTAAGGTCCAATACCAGAGCGTTTGTGAGAGTTGCGATGGCACGGGCGCTAAAGACAAAGCCCTAGAAACTTGCAAACAATGCAACGGGCAGGGGCAAGTGTTTATGCGTCAAGGTTTTATGAGTTTTGCGCAAACTTGTGGGGCGTGTAAAGGCAAGGGCAAAACCATTAAAACCCCATGCCAAGCGTGTAAGGGTAAAACCTATATGCTTAAAGATGAAGAAATTGATGCGATGATCCCTGAGGGCATTGATGATCAAAACCGCATGGTGCTTAAAAATAAAGGCAATGAATACGAGAAGGGAAAAAGAGGGGATTTGTATTTAGAAGCGCGAGTCAAAGAAGATGAGCATTTCAAGCGCGAAGGCTGTGATTTGTTCATTGAAGCGCCGGTATTTTTCACCACTATCGCTTTAGGGCATACGATTAAAGTGCCGTCTTTAAAAGGGGACGAATTGGAATTAAAAATCCCTAGAAACGCCAAAGACAGGCAGACTTTTGCGTTTAGAAACGAGGGCGTGAAACACCCAGAAAGCTCTTATAGAGGGAGTTTGATCGTGGAATTGCAAGTGATTTACCCTAAAAGTTTGAATAAAGAACAGCAAGAGTTATTGGAAAAGTTGCATGCGAGTTTTGGCTATGAGAGCGAGCCGCATAAAAGCGTTTTAGAAACTTGTATTTCTAAAATTAAAGACTGGTTCAAATGA
- a CDS encoding NYN domain-containing protein yields the protein MSKKVAILVDGDFFIRCYKSHLKKKSDDEYKDLNPKKLAHNIHTYCLRHINKENEELYRIFFYDCKPLEKKVHYPRTQRDLDLSKSSTYKERKELHKHLISKPCLALRLGYLDANNARWVIRDQKKEKKLFKGKICITDFTDDDFIYHAKQKGVDMKIGLDIATLALKKLVQKIVLISGDSDFVPAAKLARVEGIIFTLDPMGKPIREDLKEHIDYLTTRLSQFKKQQQ from the coding sequence ATGTCAAAAAAAGTAGCTATACTTGTAGATGGAGACTTTTTTATAAGATGTTACAAATCTCATCTTAAGAAGAAGTCTGATGACGAATATAAAGATCTTAACCCAAAAAAATTAGCACACAATATTCATACTTATTGCCTAAGGCATATTAATAAAGAGAATGAAGAACTATACCGCATATTTTTTTACGATTGCAAGCCATTAGAGAAAAAGGTTCATTATCCACGCACTCAAAGAGATCTAGATCTATCCAAAAGCTCAACCTATAAAGAAAGGAAAGAGTTACACAAACACTTAATTTCCAAACCTTGCTTGGCGTTAAGGTTGGGGTATCTTGACGCAAACAACGCTAGATGGGTCATTCGTGATCAAAAAAAAGAAAAGAAACTTTTTAAGGGAAAAATATGTATAACAGATTTTACAGATGATGATTTTATCTATCACGCAAAGCAAAAGGGCGTTGATATGAAGATAGGGCTTGATATAGCCACTTTAGCGTTGAAAAAATTAGTGCAGAAAATTGTTTTAATTTCTGGCGATAGCGATTTTGTCCCTGCTGCAAAACTTGCTCGAGTTGAAGGTATCATTTTCACTCTTGATCCTATGGGAAAACCTATTAGAGAAGATCTAAAAGAGCATATTGATTATTTGACCACCAGATTGTCACAATTTAAAAAACAACAACAATAA
- the mnmA gene encoding tRNA 2-thiouridine(34) synthase MnmA, which produces MKIAVLLSGGVDSSYSAYSLKEQGHELVGIYLKLHASEKKHDLYIKNAQKACEFLGIPLEVLDFQKDFKSAVYDEFISAYEEGQTPNPCALCNPLMKFGLALDHALKLGCEKIATGHYARVKEIDKVSYIQEALDKTKDQSYFLYALEHEVIAKLVFPLGDLLKKDIKPLALNAMPFLGTLETYKESQEICFVEKSYIDTLKKHVEVEKEGVVKNLQGEIIGTHKGYMQYTIGKRKGFSVKGALEPHFVVGIDAKKNELIVGKKEDLATHSLKAKNKSLTKDFKNGEYSIKARYRSVPTKAFVSLKDEAIEVEFEEPFYGVAKGQALVVYKDDILLGGGVIV; this is translated from the coding sequence ATGAAAATAGCGGTATTACTCAGTGGGGGGGTGGATAGCTCTTATAGCGCTTATAGCTTAAAAGAGCAAGGGCATGAATTAGTGGGGATTTATTTAAAACTCCATGCGAGCGAAAAAAAGCATGATTTATACATTAAAAACGCTCAAAAAGCATGCGAGTTTTTAGGCATTCCTTTAGAGGTGTTGGATTTTCAAAAGGATTTTAAAAGCGCGGTTTATGATGAATTTATCAGCGCTTATGAAGAAGGGCAAACCCCTAACCCATGCGCGTTGTGCAACCCTTTAATGAAATTTGGGCTAGCTTTAGATCACGCTTTAAAATTAGGGTGTGAAAAGATCGCTACGGGGCATTATGCGAGAGTCAAAGAAATTGACAAGGTAAGCTATATTCAAGAGGCTTTGGATAAAACTAAAGATCAGAGCTATTTTTTATACGCTTTAGAGCATGAAGTTATCGCTAAATTGGTGTTCCCTTTAGGGGATTTGTTAAAAAAGGATATTAAGCCTTTAGCCTTGAATGCGATGCCTTTTTTAGGCACTCTAGAGACTTATAAAGAATCTCAAGAAATCTGCTTTGTGGAAAAAAGCTACATTGACACTTTAAAAAAGCATGTTGAAGTGGAAAAAGAGGGCGTGGTGAAAAACCTACAAGGCGAAATCATTGGCACGCATAAGGGCTACATGCAATACACGATTGGCAAACGCAAAGGCTTTAGTGTTAAAGGCGCGTTAGAGCCGCATTTTGTGGTGGGGATTGACGCTAAAAAGAACGAGTTAATTGTGGGCAAAAAAGAAGATTTAGCCACGCATTCGCTTAAGGCTAAAAACAAATCTTTAACGAAAGATTTTAAAAATGGCGAATATTCTATCAAGGCTCGTTACAGGAGCGTGCCTACTAAAGCATTTGTGAGTTTGAAAGATGAGGCGATTGAGGTGGAGTTTGAAGAGCCTTTTTATGGCGTGGCTAAAGGGCAAGCCTTAGTCGTTTATAAAGATGACATCTTGCTTGGCGGGGGCGTGATTGTTTAA
- a CDS encoding J domain-containing protein, translated as MAKIELLAKFTQIALPNSQPLLKKVLNYAKKHFSQCHMLSSSLLILNDTECFKKNYLLNWVYHALECAHEKDISQYSLEEILQKSHLPIRIKIIAQNTLLEKIEVKVLTFGAEYALFITKHPIAKRFLRQKFSGYVFLETQDELHIRGDSERFWELIVTLNENRIVHNACLHFIYPNGFGKDSYTTLAERKLRECYKTLGFIKHENFSEVKKRYLELAKTYHPDLCDLKEKKALYAKRFAIIQEAYRHIKKHA; from the coding sequence ATGGCCAAAATTGAATTGTTAGCCAAATTCACGCAAATCGCGCTCCCTAACAGCCAACCCTTATTGAAAAAAGTTTTAAACTACGCTAAAAAGCATTTCAGCCAGTGCCACATGCTCTCTTCATCGTTACTCATCTTAAACGACACGGAATGCTTTAAAAAAAACTACTTGCTTAATTGGGTCTATCATGCCCTTGAATGCGCGCATGAAAAAGATATTAGCCAATATTCATTAGAAGAGATTTTACAAAAAAGCCACTTGCCCATACGCATCAAAATCATAGCTCAAAACACGCTTTTAGAAAAAATAGAAGTGAAAGTTTTAACCTTTGGGGCAGAATACGCGCTTTTTATCACCAAGCACCCTATCGCCAAGCGGTTTTTACGCCAAAAATTTAGCGGCTATGTGTTTTTAGAAACCCAAGATGAATTGCATATAAGAGGCGATTCAGAGCGTTTTTGGGAACTCATTGTAACGCTCAATGAAAATAGAATCGTCCATAACGCATGCTTGCATTTCATCTATCCTAATGGCTTTGGTAAAGACAGCTACACCACCTTGGCTGAGCGCAAATTAAGAGAGTGCTATAAAACACTAGGTTTTATCAAGCATGAAAATTTCAGCGAGGTGAAAAAGCGCTATTTAGAGTTGGCTAAAACCTACCACCCTGATTTATGCGATCTTAAAGAAAAAAAGGCTCTTTATGCCAAACGCTTCGCTATCATTCAAGAAGCCTACCGCCACATTAAAAAACACGCTTAA
- the nadD gene encoding nicotinate (nicotinamide) nucleotide adenylyltransferase, whose product MNSVLKYKELALYGGSFDPLHKAHLAIIDQTLELLPFAKLIVLPAYQNPFKKPCFLDAQTRFKELERALKGIDRVLLSDFEIKQERAVPTIESVIHFQKLYRPKTLYLVIGADCLRHLSSWTNAKELLKRVELVVFERIGYEEIQFKGRYFPLKGIDVPISSSAIRTSLGV is encoded by the coding sequence ATGAATAGCGTCTTAAAATACAAAGAATTAGCGCTCTATGGAGGGAGTTTTGATCCCTTACACAAGGCTCATTTAGCCATTATTGATCAAACTTTAGAATTATTGCCATTTGCCAAGCTCATTGTCTTACCCGCTTATCAAAACCCTTTCAAAAAGCCATGTTTTTTGGACGCGCAAACCCGTTTTAAGGAATTAGAAAGAGCTTTAAAGGGAATAGACAGGGTGCTATTGAGCGATTTTGAAATCAAGCAAGAAAGGGCCGTGCCTACGATAGAAAGCGTGATTCATTTTCAAAAACTCTACCGCCCTAAAACGCTTTATTTAGTCATAGGGGCGGATTGCTTAAGGCATCTTTCTTCTTGGACTAACGCTAAAGAGCTTTTAAAAAGGGTGGAATTAGTGGTTTTTGAAAGGATTGGCTATGAAGAGATCCAATTTAAGGGGCGTTATTTCCCTTTAAAAGGCATTGATGTGCCGATTTCTTCTAGCGCGATTAGGACCAGTTTAGGGGTTTAA
- the nikR gene encoding nickel-responsive transcriptional regulator NikR: protein MDTPNKDDSIIRFSVSLQQNLLDELDNRIIKNGYSSRSELVRDMIREKLVEYNWAEDNPNDESKIAVLVVIYDHHQRELNQRMIDIQHASGTHVLCTTHIHMDAHNCLETIILQGNSLEIQRLQLEIGGLRGVKFAKLTKASSFECNE, encoded by the coding sequence ATGGATACACCCAATAAAGACGATTCAATCATCCGCTTTTCGGTTTCTTTGCAACAAAATTTATTAGACGAATTAGACAACCGCATCATTAAAAACGGCTATTCTTCTCGTTCAGAATTAGTGCGCGACATGATCAGAGAAAAATTAGTAGAATACAATTGGGCAGAAGATAACCCTAATGATGAGAGCAAAATCGCCGTGCTTGTGGTGATTTATGATCACCACCAAAGGGAATTAAACCAGCGCATGATAGACATTCAGCATGCCAGCGGGACGCATGTTTTATGCACCACGCACATTCATATGGACGCGCATAATTGTTTAGAGACGATCATTCTACAAGGCAATTCGCTTGAAATCCAACGCTTGCAATTAGAAATCGGAGGGCTTAGGGGGGTTAAATTCGCTAAATTGACCAAGGCGTCTAGCTTTGAATGCAATGAATAG
- the exbB gene encoding TonB-system energizer ExbB, which translates to MGGFSMGMLKDYVDVFIFAVLGVASFLALWFVIERVIFYSKVNLKAYDDIDALNLDLTKNLTILYVIYSNAPYVGLLGTVLGIMVIFYDMGMSGGMDAKTIMVGLSLALKATALGLAVAIPTLIAYNSLLRKSDVLSEKFRIMKK; encoded by the coding sequence ATGGGCGGTTTTTCAATGGGAATGTTGAAAGATTATGTGGATGTATTTATTTTTGCGGTGCTTGGCGTGGCCAGTTTTTTAGCTTTGTGGTTTGTGATTGAAAGGGTTATTTTTTATTCTAAAGTCAATTTGAAAGCTTACGATGATATAGATGCCCTGAATTTGGATTTAACCAAGAATCTAACCATTCTCTATGTGATTTATTCCAATGCGCCTTATGTGGGCTTATTGGGGACGGTTTTAGGGATTATGGTGATTTTCTATGACATGGGCATGAGCGGCGGGATGGACGCTAAAACGATCATGGTAGGTTTGTCTTTAGCTTTAAAAGCGACCGCTTTAGGGCTTGCTGTGGCGATTCCCACTTTGATCGCTTACAATAGCTTGTTGAGAAAATCCGATGTTTTGAGCGAAAAATTTAGGATCATGAAAAAATGA
- the exbD gene encoding TonB system transport protein ExbD, producing MKSIRRGDGLNVVPFIDIMLVLLAIVLSISTFIAQGKIKVSLPNAKNAEKSQPNDQKVVVISVDEHDNIFVDDKPTNLEALSAVVKQTDPKTLIDLKSDKSSRFETFISIMDILKEHNHENFSISTEAK from the coding sequence ATGAAAAGCATCAGAAGAGGCGATGGGCTGAATGTTGTCCCTTTTATTGATATTATGCTCGTTTTGCTAGCGATTGTGCTAAGCATTTCTACTTTTATCGCACAAGGTAAGATTAAAGTCAGTCTCCCTAACGCTAAAAATGCGGAAAAATCCCAGCCAAACGATCAAAAAGTGGTGGTCATCTCTGTAGATGAGCATGACAATATTTTCGTAGATGACAAACCGACGAATTTAGAAGCTTTGAGCGCTGTAGTCAAACAAACAGACCCTAAAACCCTTATAGACTTAAAAAGCGACAAAAGCTCTCGTTTTGAAACTTTTATCAGCATTATGGATATTTTAAAAGAGCATAATCATGAAAATTTCTCCATCTCCACAGAAGCTAAGTAA
- a CDS encoding TonB family protein — MKISPSPQKLSKVSTSVSFLISFALYAIGFGYFLLREEVPAPLAQAGTTKVTMSLASINTNSNTKTNAESAKPKEEPKEKPKEKPKKEEPKKEVSKPKPKPKPKPKPKPEPKPKPEPKPKPEPKPEPKVEEVKKEEPKEEPKKEETKEEAKEKSAPKQVTTKDIVKEKDKQEESNKTSEGATSEAQAYNPGVSNEFLMKIQTAISSKNRYPKMAQIRGIEGEVLVSFVINPDGSVTDIKVIKSNTTDILNHAALEAIKNAAHLFPKPEETVHLKIPIAYSLKED, encoded by the coding sequence ATGAAAATTTCTCCATCTCCACAGAAGCTAAGTAAAGTCTCAACGAGTGTTAGCTTTTTAATCTCTTTTGCCCTATACGCTATAGGGTTTGGCTATTTTTTACTGCGCGAAGAGGTCCCAGCGCCTTTAGCGCAAGCTGGCACCACTAAGGTTACCATGAGTTTAGCCAGCATTAACACTAATTCCAATACAAAGACCAATGCCGAGTCGGCTAAACCCAAAGAAGAGCCTAAAGAAAAACCTAAAGAAAAACCCAAGAAAGAAGAACCCAAAAAAGAGGTTTCAAAGCCTAAGCCTAAACCCAAACCCAAGCCAAAACCTAAGCCTGAACCCAAACCCAAACCCGAGCCTAAGCCAAAACCCGAGCCTAAGCCTGAGCCTAAAGTTGAAGAGGTTAAAAAAGAAGAGCCTAAAGAAGAACCCAAAAAAGAAGAAACTAAAGAGGAAGCTAAAGAAAAAAGCGCTCCTAAACAAGTAACGACTAAAGACATAGTCAAAGAAAAAGACAAGCAAGAAGAATCCAACAAAACCTCTGAGGGCGCCACTTCTGAAGCTCAAGCTTATAACCCAGGGGTGAGCAACGAATTTTTAATGAAGATCCAAACCGCTATTTCTTCTAAAAACCGCTACCCTAAAATGGCGCAGATTAGGGGCATTGAGGGCGAAGTGTTAGTGAGCTTTGTGATCAATCCTGATGGGAGCGTTACAGACATTAAAGTCATCAAAAGCAACACGACGGATATTTTAAACCATGCGGCTTTAGAGGCCATTAAAAACGCGGCGCATTTGTTCCCTAAACCAGAAGAAACCGTGCATCTAAAAATCCCTATCGCTTATAGCTTGAAAGAAGACTAG
- a CDS encoding TerC family protein encodes MEFLSSLLDALSTTHGIISLTTLTLLEIILGIDNIIFITVMVYKLPKHQQNKAMILGLGLAMIARIGLLGSLFFISHLQKPLFTLAGMSFSWRDVVLLVGGVFLAFKALVELKEQIYPKEKHQEKAFGFFIALIEIMFLDIVFSLDSVITAIGIAKHLEVMALAIILSVIVMMFFSKIVGNFIEKHYRIKTLAFVFLLVVGVFLFLEGLHLHINKNYLYAGIGFALLIECLNIFIEKKVKKS; translated from the coding sequence ATGGAATTTTTGTCCTCACTATTAGACGCTCTTTCTACAACGCATGGCATAATCTCCTTGACTACGCTCACGCTTTTAGAAATCATTTTAGGGATTGACAACATCATTTTTATCACGGTGATGGTCTATAAACTCCCCAAACACCAGCAAAATAAAGCCATGATCTTAGGCTTGGGCCTGGCTATGATCGCTCGCATAGGGCTTTTAGGGAGCTTGTTTTTTATCAGCCACTTGCAAAAGCCTTTATTCACTTTAGCAGGCATGAGCTTTTCATGGCGTGATGTGGTGCTGCTTGTAGGGGGGGTGTTTTTGGCTTTTAAAGCGTTAGTGGAACTAAAAGAGCAGATCTATCCTAAAGAAAAACACCAAGAAAAAGCGTTTGGCTTTTTCATCGCCTTAATAGAAATCATGTTTTTAGACATCGTCTTTTCTTTAGACTCTGTGATCACGGCTATTGGGATCGCTAAACACTTAGAAGTCATGGCGCTTGCCATTATTTTATCTGTAATAGTGATGATGTTTTTTTCCAAAATCGTTGGCAATTTTATTGAAAAACACTACCGCATCAAAACTTTAGCCTTTGTTTTTTTGCTCGTTGTGGGCGTGTTTTTGTTTTTAGAAGGATTGCATTTGCACATCAATAAAAATTACTTGTATGCGGGCATTGGTTTTGCCTTGCTCATAGAATGCTTGAATATCTTCATAGAAAAGAAAGTGAAAAAAAGTTAA
- the corA gene encoding magnesium/cobalt transporter CorA, whose translation MVNVFFKQQKFVIKKRFNDFNGFDIEENEVLWFELINPTPNELATLIQEYAIHYNTDHSQRVSSVTKYWEDSSSVTINAFFTNQDENETFHTEMATFILSNNILFTIYYGTLEIFDSIQKKVLASPKKFEDGFDILTKIFEVYFEKGVECLEWINKQTSLLRKNIIFKETSTHDDILVRLSNLQEFNVALRDSFFDKRRIITALLRSNKVDSDTKNNLNIILTDFSSLVESTTVNLNSLDNIQNLFASQVNVEQNKIIKLFTVATMAMMPPTLIGTIYGMNFKFMPELEWQYGYLFALIVMAISTILPVVYFKKKGWL comes from the coding sequence ATGGTGAATGTGTTTTTCAAACAGCAAAAATTTGTCATTAAAAAACGCTTTAATGATTTTAATGGCTTTGATATAGAAGAAAATGAGGTTTTATGGTTTGAGCTCATCAACCCTACGCCCAATGAATTGGCCACTCTAATCCAAGAATACGCTATCCATTACAACACAGACCATTCCCAACGAGTCTCATCAGTTACCAAATATTGGGAAGACAGCTCCAGCGTTACGATCAACGCTTTTTTCACTAACCAGGATGAAAATGAGACTTTCCACACGGAAATGGCGACCTTTATTTTGTCTAATAACATTCTTTTCACGATTTATTACGGGACTTTAGAAATCTTTGATTCTATCCAAAAAAAGGTTTTGGCTAGCCCTAAGAAATTTGAAGACGGGTTTGATATTCTAACCAAAATCTTTGAAGTGTATTTTGAAAAAGGGGTAGAATGCCTAGAGTGGATCAACAAACAAACGAGCCTGTTGCGCAAAAACATCATTTTCAAAGAAACTTCTACGCATGATGATATTTTAGTGCGCTTGTCCAATTTGCAAGAATTTAATGTGGCTTTAAGGGATTCCTTTTTTGACAAACGGCGCATTATTACCGCTTTATTAAGGAGCAATAAAGTGGATAGCGATACTAAAAATAATTTAAATATCATTTTAACCGATTTTAGCTCTTTAGTGGAGTCTACAACGGTCAATCTCAACTCCCTAGACAACATTCAAAACCTGTTCGCTTCTCAAGTCAATGTGGAGCAAAATAAAATCATCAAGCTCTTCACGGTGGCGACCATGGCGATGATGCCCCCCACTTTGATCGGCACGATTTATGGCATGAATTTTAAATTCATGCCGGAGTTAGAATGGCAATACGGGTATCTTTTCGCATTGATTGTCATGGCGATTTCTACGATCCTCCCAGTGGTTTATTTTAAAAAGAAAGGCTGGTTGTAG
- a CDS encoding phosphoglycerate kinase: MLAKMSFMQNVKNIQEVEVGHKRVLIRVDFNVPLDENLNITDDTRIRESLPTIQFCIDNKAKDIILVSHLGRPKGVEEKLSLKPFLKRLERLLNHEVVFSQNIAQLKQALNENAPTRIFLLENIRFLKGEEENDENLAKDLAGLCDVFVNDAFGTSHRKHASTYGTAKFAPIKVSGFLLKKEIDSFYQAFNHPLRPLLLIVGGAKVSSKLTLLKNILDLIDKIIIAGAMSNTFLKALGYDVQDSSVEDALINDALELLKSAKEKKVKVYLPIDAVTTDDILNPKHIKISPVQDIEPKHKIADIGPASVKLFSEVIESAPTIIWNGPLGVHEKQEFARGTTFLAHKIADTYAFSLIGGGDTIDAINRAGEKDNMSFISTGGGASLELLEGKILPCFEVLDKRH, from the coding sequence ATGTTAGCTAAAATGTCGTTTATGCAAAACGTTAAAAACATTCAAGAAGTGGAAGTGGGCCATAAAAGGGTGCTTATTAGAGTGGATTTTAATGTGCCTTTAGATGAAAATTTGAATATTACCGATGACACGCGCATTAGAGAGAGCTTGCCTACCATCCAATTTTGTATTGACAATAAGGCTAAAGATATTATTTTGGTGAGCCATTTGGGCCGCCCTAAAGGGGTTGAAGAAAAATTGAGTTTAAAGCCCTTTTTGAAACGCCTTGAAAGGCTCTTAAACCATGAAGTGGTTTTTTCTCAAAATATCGCGCAACTCAAGCAAGCTTTAAACGAAAACGCGCCCACAAGGATTTTTCTTTTAGAAAACATCCGCTTTTTAAAGGGTGAAGAAGAAAATGATGAAAATCTGGCTAAAGATTTAGCGGGCTTGTGCGATGTGTTTGTGAATGACGCTTTTGGCACGAGCCACAGAAAGCATGCCAGCACTTATGGCACCGCTAAATTCGCCCCCATTAAAGTGAGCGGGTTTTTACTCAAAAAGGAAATTGATTCGTTTTATCAAGCGTTTAACCACCCTTTACGCCCTTTATTGTTGATTGTAGGGGGGGCTAAGGTCAGCTCCAAACTCACCTTATTAAAAAACATTTTAGATCTCATTGACAAAATCATCATTGCCGGAGCGATGAGTAACACCTTCTTAAAAGCCTTGGGCTATGATGTGCAAGATTCTTCTGTAGAAGACGCCCTGATCAATGACGCCCTAGAGTTATTAAAAAGCGCGAAAGAAAAAAAAGTCAAAGTCTATTTACCCATAGACGCTGTAACCACTGATGATATTCTTAACCCCAAACACATCAAAATTTCACCCGTCCAAGACATTGAGCCTAAACACAAGATCGCTGATATAGGGCCTGCGAGCGTGAAATTATTTTCTGAAGTCATAGAGAGCGCGCCCACGATCATATGGAATGGCCCCTTAGGCGTGCATGAAAAACAAGAATTTGCCAGAGGCACAACCTTTTTAGCCCACAAAATCGCTGACACTTACGCTTTCTCGCTCATTGGTGGGGGCGATACCATTGATGCGATCAACCGCGCGGGCGAAAAGGATAACATGAGTTTTATTTCCACCGGTGGGGGAGCGAGTTTGGAATTATTAGAGGGCAAGATTTTACCTTGTTTTGAGGTTTTGGATAAACGCCATTAA